The following proteins come from a genomic window of Nocardiopsis sp. YSL2:
- a CDS encoding bifunctional 3,4-dihydroxy-2-butanone-4-phosphate synthase/GTP cyclohydrolase II → MTVTDTSPDTRGTEQAVVLDPIQDAVADIAAGRAVVVVDDEDRENEGDIIFAAELATPELLAFMIRYTSGVVCVPLEGHDLDRLDLPLMTARNEESLRTAYTVTVDAREGVTTGISAADRAHTIRLLADADSRRADFVRPGHILPLRARPGGVLARRGHTEASVDLARLAGLRPAGVLAEVVNDDGTMARLPRLRAFADEHGLKLVSVEQLAAHRVALGETLTEEQATPSLVTRQVETRLPNRYGEWRAVGFTGAADGAEHVALVLGDLGDGTDVLTRLHSECLTGDAFGSHRCDCGAQLDAAMADIAEEGRGVVVYLGGHEGRGIGLLHKLRAYSLQDQGVDTVDANLRLGLPADAREFGAGAQILTDLGVASVRLLSNNPAKAEGLERHGVRVGERVAMPSFVTDDNIAYLRTKRDRMGHALSGIAR, encoded by the coding sequence ATGACCGTCACCGACACCAGCCCGGACACCAGAGGGACCGAGCAGGCCGTCGTCCTGGACCCGATCCAGGACGCCGTCGCCGACATCGCCGCCGGGCGCGCCGTCGTGGTCGTGGACGACGAGGACCGCGAGAACGAGGGCGACATCATCTTCGCGGCCGAACTCGCCACCCCGGAACTCCTGGCGTTCATGATCCGCTACACCTCCGGTGTGGTGTGCGTCCCGCTGGAGGGCCACGACCTGGACCGCCTCGACCTGCCGTTGATGACCGCGCGCAACGAGGAGAGCCTGCGCACCGCCTACACCGTCACCGTCGACGCCCGCGAGGGTGTCACCACCGGTATCTCCGCGGCCGACCGCGCGCACACCATCCGCCTGCTGGCCGACGCCGACAGCCGCCGCGCCGACTTCGTCCGGCCCGGCCACATCCTGCCCCTGCGCGCCCGCCCGGGCGGTGTGCTGGCCCGCCGCGGCCACACCGAGGCCTCGGTCGACCTCGCCCGCCTGGCCGGGCTGCGCCCCGCCGGGGTCCTGGCCGAGGTCGTCAACGACGACGGCACCATGGCCCGCCTGCCCCGCCTGCGGGCGTTCGCCGACGAGCACGGCCTCAAACTGGTCTCCGTCGAGCAGCTCGCCGCCCACCGCGTCGCCCTGGGCGAGACGCTCACCGAGGAGCAGGCCACCCCGTCCCTGGTCACCCGCCAGGTCGAGACCCGACTGCCCAACCGCTACGGCGAGTGGCGCGCGGTCGGCTTCACCGGCGCCGCCGACGGGGCCGAGCACGTCGCCCTCGTCCTCGGCGACCTCGGCGACGGCACCGACGTCCTGACCCGACTGCACTCGGAGTGCCTGACCGGCGACGCCTTCGGCTCACACCGCTGCGACTGCGGCGCCCAGTTGGACGCCGCCATGGCCGACATCGCCGAGGAGGGGCGCGGTGTCGTCGTCTACCTCGGCGGTCACGAGGGCCGGGGGATCGGCCTGCTGCACAAGCTGCGCGCCTACAGCCTCCAGGACCAGGGGGTGGACACCGTCGACGCCAACCTGCGGCTGGGCCTGCCCGCCGACGCCCGTGAGTTCGGGGCCGGCGCCCAGATCCTCACCGACCTCGGGGTGGCCTCGGTCCGGCTGCTGTCCAACAACCCGGCCAAGGCCGAGGGGCTGGAACGGCACGGCGTGCGTGTCGGCGAGCGCGTGGCCATGCCCTCCTTCGTCACCGACGACAACATCGCCTACCTGCGGACCAAGCGCGACCGCATGGGCCACGCGCTCTCCGGCATCGCGCGCTAG
- the ribH gene encoding 6,7-dimethyl-8-ribityllumazine synthase — protein MSGEGRPEPDDVDATGLSVGIVVTRWNAPIVEPMLANALAAVKASGAAEPVVVRVAGAVEIPVVAQELARRHDAVIALGAVIRGGTPHFDYVCQSVTHGLTEVALRQSTPVGNGVLTCDTLEQARDRAGLPGSAEDKGAEAALAALDAAAALRGLRR, from the coding sequence ATGAGTGGTGAAGGACGCCCCGAACCCGATGACGTCGACGCCACCGGACTGTCCGTCGGCATCGTCGTCACGCGCTGGAACGCGCCCATCGTCGAGCCGATGCTCGCCAACGCCCTGGCCGCGGTCAAGGCCTCCGGCGCCGCCGAACCCGTCGTCGTCCGCGTCGCCGGAGCCGTGGAGATCCCCGTCGTCGCCCAGGAGCTCGCGCGCCGGCACGACGCCGTGATCGCGCTGGGCGCCGTCATCCGCGGCGGCACGCCGCACTTCGACTACGTGTGCCAGTCCGTCACCCACGGGCTCACCGAGGTCGCCCTGCGCCAGTCCACCCCCGTCGGCAACGGCGTGCTCACATGTGACACCCTTGAACAGGCGCGTGACCGCGCCGGCCTGCCGGGCAGTGCCGAGGACAAGGGCGCCGAAGCGGCGCTGGCCGCCCTGGACGCCGCGGCGGCCCTGCGCGGGCTGCGCCGCTGA
- a CDS encoding PH domain-containing protein encodes MDEVSKKPTLPMTWRPRAMRWVAYGLALLIVATMGVLSATLPQDWRLQDRVMLFGLGLVIAAVLHLLGRPRLVATRRNVTIVNSIRTHVLAWPEIVDAQMREGEPWPSVDLSDGSTLAVMGIQSADGELARRQLRDFRSLLHERGEAQEPDRG; translated from the coding sequence GTGGACGAGGTCTCCAAGAAGCCGACGCTGCCCATGACGTGGCGCCCCCGCGCGATGCGCTGGGTCGCCTACGGCCTGGCCCTGCTGATCGTCGCCACGATGGGCGTGCTCTCGGCGACCCTTCCGCAGGACTGGCGGCTCCAGGACCGCGTCATGCTGTTCGGGCTCGGCCTGGTCATCGCCGCGGTCCTCCACCTGCTCGGACGCCCGCGCCTGGTGGCCACGAGGCGCAACGTCACCATCGTCAACAGCATCCGCACCCACGTGCTGGCCTGGCCGGAGATCGTCGACGCGCAGATGCGCGAGGGGGAGCCCTGGCCCTCGGTCGACCTGTCCGACGGCAGCACGCTCGCGGTGATGGGTATCCAGAGCGCGGACGGCGAGCTCGCCCGGCGCCAGCTCAGGGACTTCCGGTCCCTGCTGCACGAGCGCGGCGAGGCACAGGAGCCCGACCGGGGCTGA